In Deltaproteobacteria bacterium, the following proteins share a genomic window:
- a CDS encoding HEPN domain-containing protein, whose protein sequence is MPERSADWLSQAQRDLERARLDVQHGYFEWACFTSQQAAEKAVKAVHYFGNRSVRGHGILKLLHPLVEDLPDSERLLHAARILDRYYIEARYPNGFPAGKPADYFDLSLAKEAVDAAEIIIGFALQRISRDHCD, encoded by the coding sequence ATGCCGGAAAGGAGTGCAGATTGGCTCTCTCAGGCCCAGCGTGATCTGGAAAGGGCCAGGCTGGATGTGCAGCACGGCTATTTTGAGTGGGCCTGCTTCACCTCCCAGCAGGCGGCGGAGAAGGCGGTCAAGGCCGTCCATTATTTCGGGAACCGAAGTGTTCGCGGCCACGGTATCCTGAAACTCCTCCACCCGCTTGTTGAGGATCTGCCCGATTCCGAACGCCTTCTACACGCGGCCCGCATCCTTGACCGGTATTACATAGAAGCGCGTTATCCCAACGGATTTCCTGCGGGAAAACCAGCGGATTATTTCGATCTTTCCTTGGCGAAAGAGGCGGTGGATGCAGCGGAGATCATCATTGGTTTCGCCCTACAGAGGATCTCCCGAGATCATTGCGATTGA
- a CDS encoding nucleotidyltransferase domain-containing protein, with amino-acid sequence MQRRSSLVSPYRGSPEIIAIDRPRLLDELREVAARLVQDDPDVLQIILYGSVAKGRYTPESDIDILIVVRESNSRFLERRDAFSPHFLHLPMDVDIKVYTFGEVKKMLENGNPFMKEVMETGIPLGQKAFTTEDTQGTRYRIE; translated from the coding sequence ATGCAGCGGAGATCATCATTGGTTTCGCCCTACAGAGGATCTCCCGAGATCATTGCGATTGATCGCCCCAGGCTTCTGGATGAACTGCGGGAAGTCGCCGCAAGGCTCGTCCAGGATGATCCAGACGTCCTGCAGATAATCCTTTATGGTTCTGTGGCAAAAGGGCGTTACACCCCGGAGAGCGACATCGACATCCTGATTGTGGTGAGGGAATCCAACAGCAGGTTTCTCGAGAGGCGGGACGCCTTTTCCCCCCACTTTCTCCATCTTCCGATGGATGTGGATATAAAGGTGTATACGTTTGGCGAGGTTAAGAAGATGCTCGAGAACGGTAATCCGTTCATGAAAGAGGTCATGGAAACCGGCATCCCCCTTGGGCAAAAGGCCTTCACCACAGAGGACACGCAAGGCACGCGGTACCGTATCGAATGA
- a CDS encoding integrase core domain-containing protein — protein AKVLTDNGKEFTDRFDVSGERKPTGRHPFDQVCKDAGLEHRLTKPRHPQTNGMIERFNGRVEEVVTHTRFPSSKELKATLYRYVRLYNHQIPQKALGHITPVQALKKWQKMKPELFTKTVYDLSGHDS, from the coding sequence TTGCGAAGGTCTTGACAGACAACGGTAAGGAGTTCACAGACCGCTTTGACGTAAGTGGTGAGCGCAAGCCCACTGGAAGACACCCCTTCGATCAGGTCTGCAAAGACGCCGGCCTTGAGCACCGTCTTACAAAACCCCGCCACCCCCAGACAAATGGGATGATCGAGAGATTCAACGGCAGGGTGGAAGAAGTGGTGACACATACACGATTTCCATCCTCAAAAGAACTCAAGGCCACCCTTTATCGCTATGTCCGCCTATATAACCACCAGATCCCCCAAAAGGCACTCGGTCATATCACCCCGGTACAGGCACTCAAAAAATGGCAGAAAATGAAACCGGAACTCTTCACTAAAACGGTCTATGATCTTTCGGGACACGACAGTTAA